A portion of the Babylonia areolata isolate BAREFJ2019XMU chromosome 16, ASM4173473v1, whole genome shotgun sequence genome contains these proteins:
- the LOC143291320 gene encoding uncharacterized protein LOC143291320 isoform X1 translates to METKQSDLGEHTLWGTKTWGNIHLWEQSPLGIYTSGNKDLGEQSPWRTCPLGNNKDLGEQSPWRTCPLGNKVLGERAPWGTTKTWGNKVLGERAPWGTTKTEGNKVLGERAPWGTTKTWGNKVLGERAPWGTTKTWGNKVLGERAPWGTTKTWGNKVLGERAPWGTTKTWGNKVLGERAPWGTTKTWGNKVLGERAPWGTTKTWGNKVLGERAPWGTTKTWGNKVLGERAPWGTKSLENVPLGEQSPWRTCLLGNNKDRGEHDRQRTSGDVNFGRVGSCQSVHRSSMQVTVVDSVAECRAAVSGLEREGVVAVDTEGVHLSRTGPLTLLQVATRSAHVFLFDIQTNRKLMTEGGVQRLLENDAIVKQAAAIPHVSRQVLHSAKNDQTALLWQHNVELRNVHDTQVAHMELQKAEGHKFPKRAKLGDVCAIYCPEKANLVDCDKDVVTRKMNRTEGPYWAKRPLTQEMIDYAANDVVALIPEIYTAQMKLLEEKGVTRAYQARLQRELKAVKEPDVLEAVKREERDVMVATLKGVAETSARSLRSADVNDQNVVEALEMLRLNEVAELGLPATIRDLKLQQMKAKLDEVEQDMKQQGKDYDAHGVCTLINAYVKVLDGTPLKTQAQRVLDGIHKLILDDIQHKYTASTPLNHIAPYEKFILTRQLRPEGEHDPSMDRVLLKLYWAAKLEELEDTITRFEADRANFPVSEGFHKLLKFFVSGSVPARLKQRGKWLLQTLQAMGKVSRPPPRRRQRRQFYDDFDYDYGGVDYDFGGVDYDYGGVDYDYGGVDYDYDYYY, encoded by the exons ATGGAAACAAAGCAgtctgacctgggggaacatacactttggggaacaaagacctgggggaacatacacctttGGGAACAAAGTCCCTTAGGAATATACACTTCGGgaaacaaagacctgggggaacaaagtcCTTGGAGAACGTGCCCCTTGGGGaacaacaaagacctgggggaacaaagtcCTTGGAGAACGTGCCCCTTGGGGAACAAAGTCCTTGGAGAACGTGCCCCTTGGGGaacaacaaagacctgggggaacaaagtcCTTGGAGAACGTGCCCCTTGGGGAACAACAAAGACCGAGGGGAACAAAGTCCTTGGAGAACGTGCCCCTTGGGGaacaacaaagacctgggggaacaaagtcCTTGGAGAACGTGCCCCTTGGGGaacaacaaagacctgggggaacaaagtcCTTGGAGAACGTGCCCCTTGGGGaacaacaaagacctgggggaacaaagtcCTTGGAGAACGTGCCCCTTGGGGaacaacaaagacctgggggaacaaagtcCTTGGAGAACGTGCCCCTTGGGGaacaacaaagacctgggggaacaaagtcCTTGGAGAACGTGCCCCTTGGGGaacaacaaagacctgggggaacaaagtcCTTGGAGAACGTGCCCCTTGGGGaacaacaaagacctgggggaacaaagtcCTTGGAGAACGTGCCCCTTGGGGAACAAAGTCCTTGGAGAACGTGCCCCTTGGGGAACAAAGTCCTTGGAGAACGTGCCTCTTGGGGAACAACAAAGACCGAGGGGAACATGACCGCCAGCGGACATCAGGAGACGTCAACTTTGGCCGAGTTGGCAgttgtcagtctgtacaca GAAGCAGCATGCAGGTGACAGTGGTGGACAGTGTGGCGGAATGCCGGGCGGCAGTGAGCGgtctggagagggagggggttgtggccGTGGACACGGAGGGGGTCCACCTGAGCCGTACCGGGCCGCTCACCCTGCTGCAGGTCGCCACCCGCTCGGCCCACGTCTTCCTCTTCGACATCCAGACGAACAGGAAGCTGATGACAGAGGGCGGCGTGCAGCGACTTTTGGAGAACGACGCCATTGTGAAG cAAGCAGCAGCAATTCCGCACGTGTCTCGCCAGGTGCTTCACTCAGCCAAGAACGACCAGACGGCGCTGCTCTGGCAGCACAATGTAGAGTTACGGAACGTGCACGATACCCAGGTGGCGCACATGGAGCTGCAGAAGGCAGAGGGTCACAAGTTCCCGAAACGCGCCAAACTGGGCGACGTGTGCGCCATCTACTGCCCGGAGAAAGCAAACCTGGTGGACTGTGACAAGGACGTGGTCACG agaaaaATGAACAGGACAGAAGGACCGTACTGGGCAAAGCGACCTCTGACCCAGGAAATGATTGATTATGCAGCCAATGACGTAGTTGCTCTCATACCGGAAATCTACACCGCTCAGATGAA ACTGCTGGAGGAGAAAGGTGTGACGCGGGCTTACCAAGCACGTCTGCAACGTGAACTGAAGGCGGTGAAGGAACCGGATGTTCTGGAGGCCGTGAAGAGAGAGGAGCGGGATGTGATGGTGGCCACCCTGAAGGGGGTCGCTGAAACATCGGCCAGGTCACTGCGGTCTGCTGACGTCAATGACCAG AACGTGGTGGAGGCGCTGGAGATGTTACGTCTGAACGAGGTCGCCGAACTGGGTCTTCCGGCCACCATCCGGGACCTGAAACTGCAGCAGATGAAAGCCAAGCTGGATGAGGTTGAACAGGACATGAAGCAACAG GGCAAGGACTATGACGCTCACGGCGTCTGCACACTGATCAATGCCTACGTCAAGGTGCTGGATGGGACCCCCCTGAAGACACAGGCCCAGCGCGTGCTGGACGGAATTCACAAGCTGATTCTGGACGACATCCAGCACAAGTACACAGCCAGCACCCCCCTCAACCACATCGCTCCCTACGAGAAGTTCATCCTGACCCGCCAGCTCCGACCGGAAGGGGAGCACGACCCGAGCATGGACCGCGTCCTGCTCAAGCTGTACTGGGCGGCCAAGCTGGAGGAATTGGAGGACACCATCACCAGGTTTGAAGCGGACCGCGCCAACTTCCCGGTGTCTGAAGGTTTCCACAAGCTGCTCAAGTTCTTCGTCAGCGGCAGCGTGCCGGCCAGGCTGAAGCAGAGAGGCAAGTGGCTGCTGCAGACCCTGCAGGCCATGGGCAAGGTCAGCAGGCCCCCTCCCCGAAGACGTCAGAGGAGGCAGTTTTACGACGATTTCGATTACGATTACGGTGGCGTCGATTACGATTTCGGTGGCGTCGATTACGATTACGGTGGCGTCGATTACGATTACGGTGGCGTCGATTACgattacgactactactattaa
- the LOC143291320 gene encoding uncharacterized protein LOC143291320 isoform X2, translating into METKQSDLGEHTLWGTKTWGNIHLWEQSPLGIYTSGNKDLGEQSPWRTCPLGNNKDLGEQSPWRTCPLGNKVLGERAPWGTTKTWGNKVLGERAPWGTTKTEGNKVLGERAPWGTTKTWGNKVLGERAPWGTTKTWGNKVLGERAPWGTTKTWGNKVLGERAPWGTTKTWGNKVLGERAPWGTTKTWGNKVLGERAPWGTTKTWGNKVLGERAPWGTTKTWGNKVLGERAPWGTKSLENVPLGEQSPWRTCLLGNNKDRGEHDRQRTSGDVNFGRVGSCQSVHRSSMQVTVVDSVAECRAAVSGLEREGVVAVDTEGVHLSRTGPLTLLQVATRSAHVFLFDIQTNRKLMTEGGVQRLLENDAIVKVLHSAKNDQTALLWQHNVELRNVHDTQVAHMELQKAEGHKFPKRAKLGDVCAIYCPEKANLVDCDKDVVTRKMNRTEGPYWAKRPLTQEMIDYAANDVVALIPEIYTAQMKLLEEKGVTRAYQARLQRELKAVKEPDVLEAVKREERDVMVATLKGVAETSARSLRSADVNDQNVVEALEMLRLNEVAELGLPATIRDLKLQQMKAKLDEVEQDMKQQGKDYDAHGVCTLINAYVKVLDGTPLKTQAQRVLDGIHKLILDDIQHKYTASTPLNHIAPYEKFILTRQLRPEGEHDPSMDRVLLKLYWAAKLEELEDTITRFEADRANFPVSEGFHKLLKFFVSGSVPARLKQRGKWLLQTLQAMGKVSRPPPRRRQRRQFYDDFDYDYGGVDYDFGGVDYDYGGVDYDYGGVDYDYDYYY; encoded by the exons ATGGAAACAAAGCAgtctgacctgggggaacatacactttggggaacaaagacctgggggaacatacacctttGGGAACAAAGTCCCTTAGGAATATACACTTCGGgaaacaaagacctgggggaacaaagtcCTTGGAGAACGTGCCCCTTGGGGaacaacaaagacctgggggaacaaagtcCTTGGAGAACGTGCCCCTTGGGGAACAAAGTCCTTGGAGAACGTGCCCCTTGGGGaacaacaaagacctgggggaacaaagtcCTTGGAGAACGTGCCCCTTGGGGAACAACAAAGACCGAGGGGAACAAAGTCCTTGGAGAACGTGCCCCTTGGGGaacaacaaagacctgggggaacaaagtcCTTGGAGAACGTGCCCCTTGGGGaacaacaaagacctgggggaacaaagtcCTTGGAGAACGTGCCCCTTGGGGaacaacaaagacctgggggaacaaagtcCTTGGAGAACGTGCCCCTTGGGGaacaacaaagacctgggggaacaaagtcCTTGGAGAACGTGCCCCTTGGGGaacaacaaagacctgggggaacaaagtcCTTGGAGAACGTGCCCCTTGGGGaacaacaaagacctgggggaacaaagtcCTTGGAGAACGTGCCCCTTGGGGaacaacaaagacctgggggaacaaagtcCTTGGAGAACGTGCCCCTTGGGGAACAAAGTCCTTGGAGAACGTGCCCCTTGGGGAACAAAGTCCTTGGAGAACGTGCCTCTTGGGGAACAACAAAGACCGAGGGGAACATGACCGCCAGCGGACATCAGGAGACGTCAACTTTGGCCGAGTTGGCAgttgtcagtctgtacaca GAAGCAGCATGCAGGTGACAGTGGTGGACAGTGTGGCGGAATGCCGGGCGGCAGTGAGCGgtctggagagggagggggttgtggccGTGGACACGGAGGGGGTCCACCTGAGCCGTACCGGGCCGCTCACCCTGCTGCAGGTCGCCACCCGCTCGGCCCACGTCTTCCTCTTCGACATCCAGACGAACAGGAAGCTGATGACAGAGGGCGGCGTGCAGCGACTTTTGGAGAACGACGCCATTGTGAAG GTGCTTCACTCAGCCAAGAACGACCAGACGGCGCTGCTCTGGCAGCACAATGTAGAGTTACGGAACGTGCACGATACCCAGGTGGCGCACATGGAGCTGCAGAAGGCAGAGGGTCACAAGTTCCCGAAACGCGCCAAACTGGGCGACGTGTGCGCCATCTACTGCCCGGAGAAAGCAAACCTGGTGGACTGTGACAAGGACGTGGTCACG agaaaaATGAACAGGACAGAAGGACCGTACTGGGCAAAGCGACCTCTGACCCAGGAAATGATTGATTATGCAGCCAATGACGTAGTTGCTCTCATACCGGAAATCTACACCGCTCAGATGAA ACTGCTGGAGGAGAAAGGTGTGACGCGGGCTTACCAAGCACGTCTGCAACGTGAACTGAAGGCGGTGAAGGAACCGGATGTTCTGGAGGCCGTGAAGAGAGAGGAGCGGGATGTGATGGTGGCCACCCTGAAGGGGGTCGCTGAAACATCGGCCAGGTCACTGCGGTCTGCTGACGTCAATGACCAG AACGTGGTGGAGGCGCTGGAGATGTTACGTCTGAACGAGGTCGCCGAACTGGGTCTTCCGGCCACCATCCGGGACCTGAAACTGCAGCAGATGAAAGCCAAGCTGGATGAGGTTGAACAGGACATGAAGCAACAG GGCAAGGACTATGACGCTCACGGCGTCTGCACACTGATCAATGCCTACGTCAAGGTGCTGGATGGGACCCCCCTGAAGACACAGGCCCAGCGCGTGCTGGACGGAATTCACAAGCTGATTCTGGACGACATCCAGCACAAGTACACAGCCAGCACCCCCCTCAACCACATCGCTCCCTACGAGAAGTTCATCCTGACCCGCCAGCTCCGACCGGAAGGGGAGCACGACCCGAGCATGGACCGCGTCCTGCTCAAGCTGTACTGGGCGGCCAAGCTGGAGGAATTGGAGGACACCATCACCAGGTTTGAAGCGGACCGCGCCAACTTCCCGGTGTCTGAAGGTTTCCACAAGCTGCTCAAGTTCTTCGTCAGCGGCAGCGTGCCGGCCAGGCTGAAGCAGAGAGGCAAGTGGCTGCTGCAGACCCTGCAGGCCATGGGCAAGGTCAGCAGGCCCCCTCCCCGAAGACGTCAGAGGAGGCAGTTTTACGACGATTTCGATTACGATTACGGTGGCGTCGATTACGATTTCGGTGGCGTCGATTACGATTACGGTGGCGTCGATTACGATTACGGTGGCGTCGATTACgattacgactactactattaa
- the LOC143291320 gene encoding uncharacterized protein LOC143291320 isoform X3 gives MQVTVVDSVAECRAAVSGLEREGVVAVDTEGVHLSRTGPLTLLQVATRSAHVFLFDIQTNRKLMTEGGVQRLLENDAIVKQAAAIPHVSRQVLHSAKNDQTALLWQHNVELRNVHDTQVAHMELQKAEGHKFPKRAKLGDVCAIYCPEKANLVDCDKDVVTRKMNRTEGPYWAKRPLTQEMIDYAANDVVALIPEIYTAQMKLLEEKGVTRAYQARLQRELKAVKEPDVLEAVKREERDVMVATLKGVAETSARSLRSADVNDQNVVEALEMLRLNEVAELGLPATIRDLKLQQMKAKLDEVEQDMKQQGKDYDAHGVCTLINAYVKVLDGTPLKTQAQRVLDGIHKLILDDIQHKYTASTPLNHIAPYEKFILTRQLRPEGEHDPSMDRVLLKLYWAAKLEELEDTITRFEADRANFPVSEGFHKLLKFFVSGSVPARLKQRGKWLLQTLQAMGKVSRPPPRRRQRRQFYDDFDYDYGGVDYDFGGVDYDYGGVDYDYGGVDYDYDYYY, from the exons ATGCAGGTGACAGTGGTGGACAGTGTGGCGGAATGCCGGGCGGCAGTGAGCGgtctggagagggagggggttgtggccGTGGACACGGAGGGGGTCCACCTGAGCCGTACCGGGCCGCTCACCCTGCTGCAGGTCGCCACCCGCTCGGCCCACGTCTTCCTCTTCGACATCCAGACGAACAGGAAGCTGATGACAGAGGGCGGCGTGCAGCGACTTTTGGAGAACGACGCCATTGTGAAG cAAGCAGCAGCAATTCCGCACGTGTCTCGCCAGGTGCTTCACTCAGCCAAGAACGACCAGACGGCGCTGCTCTGGCAGCACAATGTAGAGTTACGGAACGTGCACGATACCCAGGTGGCGCACATGGAGCTGCAGAAGGCAGAGGGTCACAAGTTCCCGAAACGCGCCAAACTGGGCGACGTGTGCGCCATCTACTGCCCGGAGAAAGCAAACCTGGTGGACTGTGACAAGGACGTGGTCACG agaaaaATGAACAGGACAGAAGGACCGTACTGGGCAAAGCGACCTCTGACCCAGGAAATGATTGATTATGCAGCCAATGACGTAGTTGCTCTCATACCGGAAATCTACACCGCTCAGATGAA ACTGCTGGAGGAGAAAGGTGTGACGCGGGCTTACCAAGCACGTCTGCAACGTGAACTGAAGGCGGTGAAGGAACCGGATGTTCTGGAGGCCGTGAAGAGAGAGGAGCGGGATGTGATGGTGGCCACCCTGAAGGGGGTCGCTGAAACATCGGCCAGGTCACTGCGGTCTGCTGACGTCAATGACCAG AACGTGGTGGAGGCGCTGGAGATGTTACGTCTGAACGAGGTCGCCGAACTGGGTCTTCCGGCCACCATCCGGGACCTGAAACTGCAGCAGATGAAAGCCAAGCTGGATGAGGTTGAACAGGACATGAAGCAACAG GGCAAGGACTATGACGCTCACGGCGTCTGCACACTGATCAATGCCTACGTCAAGGTGCTGGATGGGACCCCCCTGAAGACACAGGCCCAGCGCGTGCTGGACGGAATTCACAAGCTGATTCTGGACGACATCCAGCACAAGTACACAGCCAGCACCCCCCTCAACCACATCGCTCCCTACGAGAAGTTCATCCTGACCCGCCAGCTCCGACCGGAAGGGGAGCACGACCCGAGCATGGACCGCGTCCTGCTCAAGCTGTACTGGGCGGCCAAGCTGGAGGAATTGGAGGACACCATCACCAGGTTTGAAGCGGACCGCGCCAACTTCCCGGTGTCTGAAGGTTTCCACAAGCTGCTCAAGTTCTTCGTCAGCGGCAGCGTGCCGGCCAGGCTGAAGCAGAGAGGCAAGTGGCTGCTGCAGACCCTGCAGGCCATGGGCAAGGTCAGCAGGCCCCCTCCCCGAAGACGTCAGAGGAGGCAGTTTTACGACGATTTCGATTACGATTACGGTGGCGTCGATTACGATTTCGGTGGCGTCGATTACGATTACGGTGGCGTCGATTACGATTACGGTGGCGTCGATTACgattacgactactactattaa